The Populus trichocarpa isolate Nisqually-1 chromosome 2, P.trichocarpa_v4.1, whole genome shotgun sequence genome has a window encoding:
- the LOC7462908 gene encoding uncharacterized protein LOC7462908: MTLFHFFNCAILTFGPHAVYYSATPLSEYDTLGTSVKAALVYLGTALVKLVCLATFLKVSENDSFDPYQELLKALIGFIDVAGLYFALTQLTHRNISQNHKFQAVGLGWAFADSVLHRLAPLWVGSRGLEFTWDYILQGLEANANLVLSISLAALGSLMWLRKNKPKTLIPIIYACAGIVATMPSITSYLRRGLGWHFPKVVGFELFTSLMMAFISWQLFSACQRPSS, encoded by the exons ATGACACTGTTTCACTTCTTCAACTGCGCGATTCTCACCTTCGGCCCTCACGCCGTCTATTACTCCGCCACTCCCTT GTCTGAGTACGACACACTTGGTACTTCTGTTAAAGCTGCTCTTGTTTATCTTGGAACTGCTTTAGTTAAG CTGGTTTGCTTGGCAACCTTTCTTAAGGTGTCTGAGAATGATAGCTTTGATCCGTATCAG GAACTACTGAAAGCACTAATTGGATTTATCGATGTTGCTGGGCTGTACTTTGCCTTGACTCAATTGACTCATAGGAACATCTcccaaaatcataaatttcaagCTGTTGGACTTG GATGGGCTTTTGCTGATTCTGTTTTACATAGACTGGCACCTCTATGGGTGGGATCTAGAGGACTAGAATTCACATGGGATTACATTCTGCAAGGCCTTGAAGCAAACGCAAACttg GTGTTGAGTATATCTCTTGCTGCTTTGGGATCTCTGATGTGGCTTCGGAAAAATAAACCCAAGACTTTGATTCCCATCATATATGCATGTGCGGGAATTGTGGCAACCATGCCATCCATCACAAG CTACTTGAGAAGAGGATTGGGGTGGCATTTTCCTAAGGTGGTAGGCTTTGAACTGTTCACCTCTCTGATGATGGCTTTTATTAGCTGGCAGCTCTTTTCTGCATGTCAAAGACCCTCTTCTTGA